A genomic window from Yarrowia lipolytica chromosome 1D, complete sequence includes:
- a CDS encoding uncharacterized protein (Compare to YALI0D18194g, weakly similar to uniprot|Q8W1E7 Arabidopsis thaliana AT4g15420/dl3755w (ubiquitin fusion degradation protein UFD1 like protein)) translates to MKLVAYTWANKYSDKITLPADVLDSLVAEFGDELPRPLLFTIKARDPKNPRDSHLTTVGVKEFTAESGTVGVPQIVLENIRTETGAILDVTVSRDIPLATDMTLKPRDQYQVDNYEALLEAALRASYTALTVGQNIVIRNPSDASRDLEFVVESLSPASTVCIVDTDVNLDVLVPVGVDNGQIASAGSYKTRDTAADLASLDFSTITSLPFSSGPSKHRISLEKFPHITIASFRAFIGISQDTCPSSFIWSTLDGSVDIQASNPFGQELYIWSEDELKIENHAIEIEDGDHEMADDAPANSTKCPTCNNYIPDQSYTLHSNFCARNNIPCDQFDVCGHVFKRGEPRESHWHCQSCDKFGDGSDAHDTHVHYSHTTPQPCACGFQASNHITLALHSHTECPLTLHECRFCHLRVPRDVASPRDLISGYSGHESACGAKTTDCHVCKKPVRLRDLLSHQKLHTLATRDKIAPELCSNTLCIRGRGNNALELCDTCFGPLYSSVNDPTGSRLKSRVERRYVIQLTKGCGKSSCRNSYCVSSGLLAKPTMAQVMGLIKEIPAPSFCVDEKTTKRKNFVDFQAENSHYSREWLSVAIEENKGNEQEAVKWLEYNAPKEITV, encoded by the coding sequence ATGAAACTCGTTGCATACACTTGGGCTAACAAATACAGCGACAAAATCACTCTGCCAGCGGACGTTCTGGACTCCCTAGTGGCGGAGTTTGGAGATGAACTGCCTCGCCCACTGCTCTTCACAATCAAAGCACGTGATCCAAAGAACCCACGAGACTCGCACTTGACGACGGTCGGAGTCAAGGAATTCACTGCCGAATCGGGAACGGTCGGAGTGCCACAGATCGTCCTGGAGAACATCAGGACGGAAACAGGAGCCATCCTCGATGTGACcgtatcacgtgacatccCGCTTGCTACCGACATGACTCTCAAGCCCCGTGATCAATACCAGGTCGACAACTATGAGGCTCTGCTCGAGGCTGCATTAAGGGCAAGTTACACTGCGCTGACAGTCGGTCAGAACATTGTGATCAGGAATCCTTCTGATGCGTCGCGTGATCTTGAGTTTGTGGTAGAAAGCCTCTCTCCCGCGTCTACTGTTTGCATTGTTGATACTGACGTTAATCTGGATGTCCTGGTCCCTGTGGGAGTGGACAATGGCCAGATTGCTAGTGCTGGGTCTTACAAGACTCGTGATACTGCTGCGGATCTCGCAAGTCTAGACTTTAGCACCATCACTTCGCTGCCATTTTCATCTGGGCCATCCAAGCACAGGATTTCTCTTGAGAAATTCCCCCACATTACCATTGCTTCTTTCAGAGCTTTCATTGGCATCTCTCAGGACACTTGTCCGTCCAGTTTCATCTGGTCGACATTGGACGGTTCGGTGGACATTCAAGCGAGCAATCCTTTCGGCCAGGAGCTGTACATATGGAGCGAAGATGAGCTCAAGATAGAGAATCATGCAATTGAAATCGAAGATGGTGATCATGAAATGGCAGATGATGCCCCTGCCAATTCAACCAAGTGTCCCACTTGTAACAATTACATTCCCGACCAAAGTTACACTCTGCATTCCAACTTTTGCGCCAGAAACAACATTCCTTGCGACCAGTTTGACGTTTGTGGTCATGTGTTTAAGAGAGGAGAGCCACGCGAGTCTCATTGGCACTGTCAGTCGTGTGACAAGTTTGGAGACGGTTCTGACGCTCACGACACTCATGTTCACTACTCTCATACTACGCCGCAGCCCTGTGCTTGTGGCTTTCAAGCCTCTAACCACATCACTCTCGCCCTCCACAGCCACACTGAGTGTCCGCTGACGCTTCATGAGTGTCGATTCTGCCATCTTCGAGTTCCGCGTGACGTGGCTTCTCCCCGTGACTTGATTTCGGGATACTCAGGCCATGAGAGTGCCTGTGGAGCCAAAACCACCGACTGTCACGTGTGCAAGAAGCCTGTGCGTCTGAGAGACTTGTTGAGTCACCAGAAGCTGCACACGCTGGCTACTCGTGACAAGATTGCTCCAGAGCTTTGCTCCAATACTCTCTGCATTCGAGGTCGAGGCAACAATGCGCTTGAGCTCTGTGACACCTGTTTCGGACCTCTCTATTCGTCTGTCAACGACCCCACGGGTTCTCGACTCAAGTCTCGTGTTGAAAGACGTTATGTGATTCAGCTGACCAAGGGATGCGGTAAAAGCAGTTGCAGAAACTCATATTGTGTTTCTTCCGGGCTGCTTGCCAAACCCACCATGGCCCAGGTGATGGGTCTTATCAAGGAGATTCCAGCTCCCAGTTTCTGcgtcgacgagaagaccaCCAAGCGCAAGAACTTTGTCGACTTCCAGGCTGAGAACTCGCATTATTCCCGAGAGT
- a CDS encoding uncharacterized protein (Converted to coding from non-coding YALI0D18216g, similar to uniprot|P07884 Saccharomyces cerevisiae YOR274w MOD5 tRNA isopentenyltransferase, similar to Saccharomyces cerevisiae MOD5 (YOR274W); ancestral locus Anc_8.725), with product MKLPLIAIVGTTGVGKSNFSIELAKAISGEIINGDSMQVYQGLNQITNKHPMEERQGVPHHLLGHVSWKEEYGVHRFEDEVLTKIREIRARGKVPILVGGTHYYIQSVLFRENIVKIEEKRELSQRELEVLDSRDLCLSELRKLDPQIAQKFHPNDTRRIRRMLEICLLTGEKPSEVFSQQNKTKSRDRTLVFWLFSDQQVLNDRLDKRVDGMLSNGLLEEIKDMYQIYREGDIDIERGVWQVIGFKQFLPFLEGKEGIETGLQVMKNDTRRYSKQQIGWISKKLLNQVRESSETFCVLDATDLSVWKQTIDHGVGVARDWLEGKDVEDKRLVSSKREELHKLVAREKTEFGARDVEYVQFECPTCVDKDGQHVVSVGKEALEIHLKSRRHVKTLQAIKKREHNMKMKEEMEKRRKVAEGDSEEGKETKPVA from the coding sequence atgaAACTACCACTAATAGCTATCGTAGGAACCACGGGAGTGGGCAAGTCCAACTTCTCGATCGAACTAGCTAAAGCGATATCCGGAGAAATCATCAATGGCGATTCCATGCAGGTTTACCAAGGACTAAACCAGATTACTAATAAACACCCGATGGAAGAACGACAGGGAGTCCCGCACCATCTTCTGGGCCACGTGAgctggaaggaggagtacgGAGTGCACCGATTCGAGGACGAGGTGCTGACTAAGATCAGGGAGATCAGAGCTCGGGGAAAAGTGCCCATTTTGGTGGGAGGAACCCATTACTACATTCAGAGCGTGCTGTTCAGGGAGAACATtgtcaagattgaggagaaACGGGAATTGAGCCAGCGGGAACTGGAGGTTCTCGATTCCCGTGATCTGTGTTTGTCTGAATTGCGCAAATTGGATCCCCAGATTGCCCAAAAGTTTCACCCCAATGATACCCGTCGAATTCGACGCATGCTGGAAATCTGCCTTCTGACAGGAGAGAAGCCCAGCGAGGTGTTTAGCCAGCAGAATAAAACCAAGTCGCGCGACCGCACGCTGGTATTCTGGCTCTTTTCCGACCAGCAAGTTCTCAACGATCGTCTTGACAAACGGGTTGATGGTATGTTGAGTAACGGTTtattggaggagatcaaggacATGTACCAGATCTATCGAGAGGGTGATATCGATATTGAGCGAGGAGTTTGGCAGGTTATTGGATTCAAACAGTTTCTGCCGTTTTTGGAAGGTAAAGAAGGGATTGAAACCGGACTCCAAGTGATGAAAAATGACACTCGACGATACAGCAAGCAGCAGATTGGATGGATCAGTAAAAAGTTGCTGAATCAGGTCCGGGAGTCCAGTGAGACCTTTTGTGTGCTTGACGCCACTGACTTGAGTGTCTGGAAGCAGACCATTGACCATGGAGTGGGCGTGGCTCGGGATTGGCTGGAGGGTAAAGATGTGGAGGACAAGAGACTTGTTTCCAGTAAACGAGAGGAGCTGCACAAGCTGGTGGCACGTGAGAAGACGGAGTTTGGGGCACGTGACGTGGAGTACGTGCAATTCGAGTGTCCTACTTGTGTGGACAAGGATGGGCAGCatgttgtttctgtgggTAAGGAGGCACTGGAGATTCATCTCAAGAGCAGGAGACATGTCAAGACTCTTCAGGCCATTAAGAAGAGAGAGCACAAtatgaagatgaaggaggagatggagaaaagaagaaaggTTGCCGAGGGCGATTCTGAGGAGGGAAAGGAAACTAAACCAGTAGCATAG
- a CDS encoding uncharacterized protein (Compare to YALI0D18249g, some similarities with uniprot|Q8WZS2 Neurospora crassa Dynactin (150 kDa dynein-associated polypeptide) ro- 3): protein MTEIDIDSEESFMSDGDYSGSTATSVEEDKGVAIGSDNKRHTVENGVGTQTATRPTSSIASRRSSASINGVPLLGQTKQDVASEVARRIREISQSMDNGPKYVAKPEPRKLSLKKRWRDSFYGGSSHESSPTAPTHTPGSRTSIIISTPTLKQGSKSSALEISKPISRANSVTAPVKRQATNPSPQRNSFHGDCPPPSSAQSDHGGLVRNPSVKYGGRRISGPIEVNGTPDFQTVPLSQYNHNNPSVTSLQLSSCHTPATTSDGVVETIEMTSQASHFHSMRRKSDGALLNTITNHANGRSNSLNATSANVTLENPPPVSSMLLPAGAGSLSRKPSSLSGSAVSANHKLSVQKSSPQLKHKHSPNMSIDETTMEPGLALELERRKVMELKRIATNQNVEKLQLVKQAERDRLLFEETEKLLEGQRNEVSRLVQELERVEKLRKEDKEGHLEVIDSLQRAVGSNKVQAMGVTRKVVKEGDNESVEAAADVQDEDRDVVMETETVTAPTKDEVAESIAMATAAMERTTAAEAAIVHLESEINHLRLHRDSLRDALTSLRKSSDIEIKSYRDQCMRLEKRLAELEGDKKTAVASQSKNASAPNSLGLKRLSSSSALGKSSLFIRNELYQELFDRDADVVRKIHENIEEEEEGRMSQVPENDSAHERRGVPRFITVVEEE from the coding sequence ATGACCGAAATCGATATCGACAGCGAAGAGTCTTTCATGTCCGACGGTGATTATTCCGgctccaccgccaccagtgttgaggaggacaagggCGTGGCGATTGGCAGCGACAACAAGCGCCACACGGTGGAGAATGGCGTGGGCACACAAACAGCAACACGCCCGACGTCGTCCATAGCGTCGCGACGAAGCTCGGCGTCCATCAACGGAGTTCCGCTTCTGGGCCAGACCAAGCAGGATGTGGCTTCCGAGGTGGCTCGACGGATCAGAGAAATCTCCCAGAGCATGGACAATGGACCCAAGTATGTGGCCAAGCCTGAGCCGCGCAAACTGTCGCTCAAGAAGCGATGGCGAGACTCGTTTTACGGAGGGTCTTCGCACGAGAGCTCCCCCACCGCTCCCACACACACGCCCGGGTCTCGGACATCCATAATCATCTCGACTCCGACGCTCAAACAGGGCTCCAAGAGCTCGGCCCTCGAGATTTCTAAACCCATCTCCCGAGCCAACAGTGTCACGGCGCCCGTGAAACGACAGGCCACCAATCCCTCCCCACAGAGAAACTCGTTCCATGGAGActgccctcctccttcctctGCACAGAGCGACCATGGAGGACTGGTACGTAACCCCAGTGTCAAGTACGGCGGCAGACGAATCAGTGGACCCATTGAAGTCAACGGAACCCCCGACTTTCAAACAGTTCCCCTCTCCCAGTACAACCACAACAATCCCAGCGTCACATCTCTGCAGCTCTCCTCTTGTCATACCCCTGCTACTACATCGGATGGTGTTGTGGAAACCATCGAAATGACGTCCCAGGCGTCCCACTTCCACTCAATGCGTCGCAAATCCGACGGAGCGCTTCTaaacaccatcaccaaccatGCCAACGGACGCTCCAACTCTCTCAACGCCACATCAGCCAATGTGACCCTGGAAAACCCGCCACCGGTCAGCTCCATGCTGCTTCCTGCTGGCGCAGGGAGCCTCAGTCGCAAACCCAGCTCGCTGTCGGGCTCCGCTGTTTCTGCCAACCACAAACTGTCTGTGCAGAAATCGTCGCCTCAactcaaacacaaacactcgCCCAACATGAGTATAGACGAGACGACAATGGAGCCTGGACTGGCGCTTGAGCTCGAGCGTCGCAAGGTCATGGAGCTCAAGCGGATCGCCACTAACCAGAACGTCGAGAAGCTGCAGCTGGTCAAACAGGCCGAACGAGACCGGCTGCTGTTtgaagagacagagaagCTGTTGGAGGGGCAGCGTAATGAGGTTTCCCGGCTGGTCCAGGAACTGGAGCGTGTGGAAAAACTGCgcaaggaggacaaggagggccATCTCGAGGTCATTGACTCGCTGCAGAGAGCAGTCGGGAGTAACAAGGTGCAGGCCATGGGTGTTACGCGGAAGGTAGTTAAGGAAGGTGATAATGAGAGTGTCGAGGCGGCTGCGGATGTTCAAGATGAGGACCGGGATGTTGTCATGGAAACCGAGACGGTCACTGCAcccaccaaggacgaggtTGCAGAGTCAATTGCCATGGCGACCGCGGCCATGGAGCGAACCACCGCGGCCGAGGCTGCCATTGTGCATCTTGAGTCCGAAATCAACCACTTGCGACTCCACCGAGACTCGCTCAGAGACGCCCTTACTTCTCTGCGAAAGTCCTCCGACATTGAAATCAAGTCGTACCGAGACCAGTGCATGCGGCTGGAGAAGCGTCTGGCTGAGCTGGAGGgcgacaagaagactgcTGTGGCTTCTCAGAGCAAGAATGCCTCTGCCCCCAACTCTCTGGGTCTAAAGCGGCTGTCATCCAGTTCTGCTCTTGGCAAATCTTCGTTGTTTATTCGAAACGAGCTGTACCAAGAGCTATTTGATCGAGACGCCGATGTTGTGCGAAAGATCCACGAGaacattgaggaggaggaggagggacGAATGAGCCAGGTTCCCGAGAACGATTCAGCCCATGAACGGCGAGGCGTTCCGCGGTTTATCACCgtggttgaggaggagtag